DNA from Salmo salar chromosome ssa24, Ssal_v3.1, whole genome shotgun sequence:
acatttgtggtgttgtgtgacaaaacggcacattttagagtgacctgtTTTTGtgcccagcacaagatgcacctgtgtaatgatcatgatgtttatacagcttcttgatatgccacacctgtcaggtggatggattatcttggcagaggagaaataatcagtaacagggatgtaaacatttgtgcacaaaatatgagagaaatacactttttgtgcttatggaacatttctgggatcttttatttcagctcatgaaacatgggaccaacacttttttttacgttgcgtttatattgttcagtgtagttagcaCACGATGTCACCGGTGTttcatgcaggaaccaatgggatgctcggggggatgcaggaatgcccacatgcCGGACCGCCCCAAATTGCAGGTTGCAGTAGCACACTACTGGGAAAAATGACCCCTATTTGATTATCTGTGTAGGTGACTCTTGGGAATGCAAGACCGTGCTCCAGGATGGACACCAGAGAACTGTCAGAAAGGTGGCATGGTCCCCATGTGGGAACTACCTGGCCTCAGCCAGCTTTGATGCCACAACCTGCATCTGGAAAAAGAAGAATGATGATTTTGAGGTGAGGGGACTGGTCACTGTGAACAGcttactactgtatatacatttatggtgatgatggtaagatATGGCCCTAGTTGAGAGCATCACactgtctctgtttctttcaGTGCTTGACTGTGTTGGAAGGACATGAGAATGAGGTCAAATGTGTGGCCTGGGCCCCATCCGGTAACTTGCTGGCTACATGTAGTAGAGACAAGAGCGTCTGGATCTgggaaggttagtgctgcatcaATATAGAAATACAAACAAATTTTATTCCTATCACGAGAAACAAGTATTAACATTCAACTGTTTCTCTGTATGTAGTTTTGAAtagtctctcaccatctctttcctTCTCAGTGGATGAGGAGAATGAgtatgagtgtgtgagtgtggtaAACTCTCATACACAGGATGTCAAGCATGTTGTCTGGCACCCAACACAGGAGGTACTGCCTATTTCATATGCTGTTTCACTCCTTGTACTAATAGCAATGTTATATAATCTCATGACACCCCATTGTTATTGCAAGGCTTCTCTGGACTAATCGTTTCAGTATTCTGTACTCTGCATTCACTGTCTCCCCCCACTAAAGCTAAGTGATGTTCTCTACGCAGCTCCTCGCTTCATGTAGCTACGACAACAATGTGTGTGTCTATAAAGAAGAGGATGATGACTGGGAGTGCAGGGCgaccctggaaggacacacctccACTGTCTGGGGTTTGACCTTTGACCCAAGTGGCCAGAGACTGGCCTCCTGCAGTGATGACTGTACTGTGAAGATCTGGAAAGAATGTCAGCCTGAAGGTGGGCAGGGTGAGAAAGATACACACAATGCTCCATAGATGTATAGATGTTGTGGGGAAAAGGAAGGTAAGgaaaaacaacagattttttttttacatttgttttttttacagaagGCACCGACGCGGCTTGGAAATGTGTTTGTACCCTTTCAGGGTTTCATGGACGGACAGTGTATGATATTGCATGGTGAGAGGCCTCCTCTTTATAGAAATATACactaacgttcaaaagtttggggtcacttagaaatgtttgtttttgaaagaaaagctaattttatggccattaaaataacatcaaattgatcagaaatacagtgtagacattgttaatgttgtaaatgactattgtagctggaaatggcagatttatctacataggcgtacagaggcccgttatcagcaaccatcactcctgtgttccaatggcacattttgatagctaatccaagtttgttTTAaatagctaattgatcattagaaaaccctatttcaaatatgttagcacagctgaaagctgttgtcctgatttaaagaagaaataaaactggccttctttagactagttgagtatctggaccatcagcatttgtgggttcgattacaggctcaaaatggccagaaacaaataactttcttctgaaactcttcagtctattcttgttctgagaaatgaaggctattctatgTGAGAAActgcaaagaaactgaagatcttgtacaacgttgtgtactactcccttcacagaacagagcaaactggcccaaacaagaatagaaagagtgggaggccccggtgcacaactgagaaagaggaccagtacattagtgtctagtttgagaaacagacgcctcacaagtcctcaactggcagcttcattaaatagtacctgcaaaacaccagtctcaatgtaaacagtgaagatgcgactccgggatgctggccttctaggcagttgcaaagaaaaagccatatttcagactggccaataaaaatacaaaattaagatgggcaaaagaacagacactggacagaggaagattggaaaaaagtgttatggacagacgaatctaagtttgaggtgttcggatcacaaagaacatTAATGAGACGCAGaacttgacgccatctgtcaagcatggtggaggcaatgtgatggtctgggagtgctttggtggtggtaaagtgggagatttgtacagggtaaaatggatcttgaagaaggaaggctatcactccattttgcaacgccatgccataccctgtggacggtgcttaattggagccaatttcctcctacaacaggacaatgacccaaagcacagctccaaactatgcaagaactatttagggaagaagcagtcagctggtattttgTCTATAATGgattggccagcacagtcaccggatctcaaccctattgagctgttgtgggagcagcttgaccgtatggtacgtaagaagtgcccatcaagccagttcaacttgtgggaggtgcttcaggaagcatagggtgaaatctcttcagattacctcaacaaattgacaactagattgccaaaggtctgcaaggctgtaattgatgcaaatggaggattctttgaacGACACAATtaatatttcaattaaaaatcattatttataaccttgtcaacgtcttgactatatttcctactcAATTTGCAActcatgttttcatggaaaacaaggacatttctaagtggccccaaacttttggAAGGTAGGTTATATTTTAACCACTTTACATATTTAAAAATGCAGCCAGATTCACCAAGTCAGTACTCTTTGGTTGTTTTCAGGTGTCCACTGACGGGTGCCCTGGCGACTGCATGTGGGGATGACGGAGTACGTGTGTTTAAGGAGGATGAGACGGCTGACCCAGACCAGCCTGCTTTCTCCCTGTCTGCCCATGTACCCAAGGCCCACACCCAGGATGTCAACTGTATCGCCTGGCACCCGAAGGAGGCTGGGCTCCTTGTCTCCTGCAGTGACAATGGGGAGATAGCAGTCTGGGGTCTGAGAACATGGCCAGTTAGGACTACCAGATCCAGTGCTGAATTTACCTTGTACTGTCGAGGGTGCCAACAGCACTGAAATTGTCATGTATGATGTCTATTATTAATCCCTCTTGCAATAACCTGTTTTAATGAGGTTAGAGTGGTCATGATACTGATAAGATTCCTGCCTGTGCACTTGTTTTGTGGTTCAAAAATGAATGTGGGCCCtaaatgtcataattatgtatttGATTAACAAT
Protein-coding regions in this window:
- the LOC106585549 gene encoding probable cytosolic iron-sulfur protein assembly protein ciao1-B isoform X1 is translated as MNDTLALLQKFNAHPDSRCWYVAWNPKGTLLASCGGDRTIRIWGREGDSWECKTVLQDGHQRTVRKVAWSPCGNYLASASFDATTCIWKKKNDDFECLTVLEGHENEVKCVAWAPSGNLLATCSRDKSVWIWEVDEENEYECVSVVNSHTQDVKHVVWHPTQELLASCSYDNNVCVYKEEDDDWECRATLEGHTSTVWGLTFDPSGQRLASCSDDCTVKIWKECQPEGGQEGTDAAWKCVCTLSGFHGRTVYDIAWCPLTGALATACGDDGVRVFKEDETADPDQPAFSLSAHVPKAHTQDVNCIAWHPKEAGLLVSCSDNGEIAVWGLRTWPVRTTRSSAEFTLYCRGCQQH
- the LOC106585549 gene encoding probable cytosolic iron-sulfur protein assembly protein ciao1-B isoform X2, coding for MNDTLALLQKFNAHPDSRCWYVAWNPKGTLLASCGGDRTIRIWGREGDSWECKTVLQDGHQRTVRKVAWSPCGNYLASASFDATTCIWKKKNDDFECLTVLEGHENEVKCVAWAPSGNLLATCSRDKSVWIWEVDEENEYECVSVVNSHTQDVKHVVWHPTQELLASCSYDNNVCVYKEEDDDWECRATLEGHTSTVWGLTFDPSGQRLASCSDDCTVKIWKECQPEEGTDAAWKCVCTLSGFHGRTVYDIAWCPLTGALATACGDDGVRVFKEDETADPDQPAFSLSAHVPKAHTQDVNCIAWHPKEAGLLVSCSDNGEIAVWGLRTWPVRTTRSSAEFTLYCRGCQQH